In the Candidatus Nitrosocosmicus arcticus genome, GTTGTGTTGTCACCAGATGTGACACCACTGTTTTGGTTAGAGGTTTGTGCTTGGCCTATTCCTTGATTGGCTGAATTGCCACCACTACCGCTACCGCCTTGTTGTGCTGCTGCATTGTTTCCACTATTTGCTTGGTTTTGAGTATTGGCGTTGTTACACGAAAAAAGTGTACCGTTCCCCGATACACAAACACCGGATTGGAGTGCAGATTGTGATTGGCTTATACCTTGGTTAGCTGAATTGGTTGTAGCAAATACATTCATGGCCATTGATGTTGGACCTAAAAGTAAAATCAATGATATTGCAACTATAACTAAAGACAGAGTATTTACATTAATAATACTACTCATTCAGCACTTATTACTAATATAGGTATATAAAGTCATGTATATAATTATTAATTTAACTAGAAATTTGTACGTGTTTTCTTTTTTTATATTTCAGTCTACTTCCTAAAATCGTCCTTAAAGATAGGGCACTATACCTGTTATTTTGTGCAGGAGTGATACAGTTATTCCAATTGTGGGACCTTGTTATATGATTCTAACTCGCAATACTCACAATTAGTAGTGTCAGACGATACGTTTTTCTGTCACATAATATTTGGATAAAGTGAAACAAAATCAAATTCAGTCGCTTTATTATACCCTCCGGGTTTTGATTCAAAAACGGTTTCTTCTCTGTCTGGCTTCGGTAAATCAAAGGGTTTGAATATTTCAGATGTTGTAAGTTTCCATTGTATCAGTACGTCTTTTTTAACCATTATAAAACATAACCTACCAAAATATTTTCCTACTGTGAATCTAGGTGCAATTTGTGATGGAATTCAGCAGATCCGAGATATTTCAACTAGTCGATCCAGGGCATCATTTTGTAAATAAAAGTTGTGGTTGTATTAACAGGTATTGTACCAAGGAAAAAATGGTTTTGGTGTAAGGCATACTCTTCCACATGAGATATAAGCATGAGATGATGATTGCTGAGAGCTATCTGTTAAATTCCTGGATCCCAGTAGAAATCTATATCTGTTTTCCAAAGAGTCTCGATCTAGTTTCTCTATGTATGTTAATTAATAAATGGTATAAATTAGACTTGCATGCTTTTTTAGCAGTATCATAAATAACTCATGAATATCCTTGAGGATTTTGAGATCCCCTTTACTTGCAATCGACTCCTATGGTGGATTATGTTTATAGCCCAGAAATGAAATAACAGGTTTATGCGGTTTATACGGTATTTTTTTGTTTTCGATATCACCGTTGCCACTGTTATTATTATTATGATTTTCTAATGCTTTGATTATCGTTATTATTTGGATCTTGTGAACATAGCGGCATCGTTGTAACCTAACTGATCCTTCTCATTGTTGTTTGAATTTTTTGAAGGGATATTATGGACAGACATCATGGTTTGTGACAAGAAATATCTATTTGATAACTAACTACGGATTAGAAAAGAGATAAAATGAAAGGCATCTTAAATATCAGGTAATTAATTTATCTTATTTTAGAAGTGCACAATTTTAAGATCTTCATGACAAGGATTTAAATGCGAGTTTAAAAGTTATGATCCATACTTTCACAATAATATTGAATTTTAATAGTATTTATAACTATAATTTTTAACTGAGTATATTAAAGTTGTTACTAATATAAAGTGATGGTTCGGTGGGAATCATGAGGATATCCACATGGGTTGGATAAGAGGTCTTTCCTAGTTTGAGTAGTTATGACATGTATAGACATCTGTAATAAAAAGTCATGTTATAACAATCTTTTTCCACATAGGTATTATTTCCAATAGCAGCAGTCAAGAATGTTTGCTCAGATTTAGATAGATGCTTACCCGAGACAGCTGTAGAAGTTTTTGATCAATTAAGGTTATCTTAGACATTGAGTGGTTCGACTTTATTATCGGTCTGAGCAAGAAAACGCTTGAAAAGATAATTTCCATTAAACTGGAAAAATCCGAACTTAAGGATATCGGAGCACAAGAATACCTGAGAAAAATAATTCAACTTTAAATAAATATACCAGAATGGAATGATGAAAGAAGAGAGGCAGAGACAAATAAAGATTCTTCGTGTTTTTAATCACATTAACAATTAAAAGGTTATTTATTACCATTAGTACAAAAGTTTATTACAATTATCATTTGTCTTCTTCATCATCATTATGATATGATAGGCTAGTTGAATTATCTGTCCTTCTTGCTTATGGTAGATAAGATAATTGTTATTTATTGCCATTTTTTTACAAAAACATTAATAGTTTGATTTATTTATAATATATAATGCCTCATCATATTCGTAGAACGCCAGATACTCGAGCAGGTGATCGTAGCATAGCGATTATTGACGATGAAAAAGATTTGCTTTATGTATATAAAAAAGCATTAGAGTTACAAGGACGCAAAGTAGTTACATTTGTTGATTCTTCAGTAGCTTTGAATGAATTGAAAGTGCATCACAAAAAATATTGTATGGTCCTCGTAGATATCCGTATGCCCAAAGTGAATGGCTATCAATTGGTAAATGAAATCAAGTGCATTGATCCAGTGATGAAGACAGTTTTGATCACTGCTTATGATGTTTCTGAACTAGAGATATTAGATAACTTGAGCAACGGTGTCAGAATCGATGAGGTTATGCATAAGCCATTTTCATTAATTAAACTAATTAATACCGTTAACACACTTTTGGAAAAATACTAATAATAAGCCAACGATATACATAAAATACCTGCTCTATTTTTGACAAATATTTGATTATAAAGTTGGAATGGTAATTATTACTCAACTCGACTAGTCCAACCTGGCTTTAAAAGTTAATTGTGGTACACTATGACGACTTTTATTTGTTAAATTGTTTTTAAATAATTCATCAAACCCCAAAAGTTATTGTCGGATTAATTCCAACCAAGATTACAATCTGGCGTATTGTGGATAGGTGTTTGCAGGTTTTCTGACAATGATTAGTCGAACGATTTGATGAACCTCGCTCGTCAACCATTCTCCTCTTTTTTCTCAATGAGATTCACATGACTTCCTTTCTTGCATTCTGAGTAAATGGTATCAAATTCTTTTAAAGCACAAGACCAATTTTTTGAAAGATCATTAAATGAATGTGTAAATACATCTATGGGATCCTGCGATTCATCTGGAAGATTTCTTATCTGTTCAAGTAACTCCTCTCTTTCTTCAAGAGTCATATCCTCGAAATCTTTCATGATGAAAGAATTCTTTTTGATGCTAAAAATATTATGGTTAACTTGAGCAACATTTTTTGTCAATTCCAATTGGCTATCACTACGTTCAACGGCTAACGCCTATTTTGTGCTTAAACAAGCACAAAATCAGCCAAAGGATGATTTTGGTGTATCACAGGTAAATGTGATTTACAACAAAGAAGAAGACAAGTTGTTTTGTTTGGTAGACGCACCTGATAAAGAATCTGTAAGAAAACACCATGAAAAATTTGGAACTACATGTGAGTGGATAACAGAAGTAAAGACTACCGCTTGATTAAATAGTAACTCAAATCTATCTTTCCTGTTTTTTATTATACAAAGTTTTATCATTAAATTTTTTTGAAATCCTAATTATAAGTTGTCTCAAGTAAATGGGTCGATAATGATACTCCTACATGTTCTCATTACAAACTTGTGTTTAGTCAGTAATCTTTCTCTTCCTATATATGAAATGATAAAATAGCGAAGTTAAATCGGGTTCTGGGATTTAAGTTCCTAATAGTATAATAGTCCAGTTAATTGTTCAAACTATTAGAAAAACTAACTAATTTCCAAATTGTAGTGGATGTTTTGAGAAAGCTAACTAGACAACTTGTACTTTATGAATAGTAATAAAGCCATTATCACCTATTATCTGTTTTAAAGGTAGTAACAAAGGTTCTATCTTTTCTTCCTCATCTATTGTTTCAATCATCATCGGTTGGTTTATCATTAAGCCTTCCAAATGAACGGTTGATTTGCCTCTTCTTCCAAAGCCATCCACCCCCAACCACACTATAGCACCTAGGACCCTCGACTTCATCAAAAAATCTATGATAGTTTTTTCTAGTCTTTTTCCATTAACATTATCGTTTTTCTTTATCCGAATGTTTAAACAAATCATTTCTTTTAGTGTCATAATTATAAAAACACTATTGCAGTAATTGAGT is a window encoding:
- a CDS encoding P-loop NTPase fold protein codes for the protein MLDIEWFDFIIGLSKKTLEKIISIKLEKSELKDIGAQEYLRKIIQL
- a CDS encoding response regulator, with protein sequence MPHHIRRTPDTRAGDRSIAIIDDEKDLLYVYKKALELQGRKVVTFVDSSVALNELKVHHKKYCMVLVDIRMPKVNGYQLVNEIKCIDPVMKTVLITAYDVSELEILDNLSNGVRIDEVMHKPFSLIKLINTVNTLLEKY
- a CDS encoding nickel-binding protein; this translates as MLKQAQNQPKDDFGVSQVNVIYNKEEDKLFCLVDAPDKESVRKHHEKFGTTCEWITEVKTTA
- a CDS encoding DUF190 domain-containing protein; this translates as MTLKEMICLNIRIKKNDNVNGKRLEKTIIDFLMKSRVLGAIVWLGVDGFGRRGKSTVHLEGLMINQPMMIETIDEEEKIEPLLLPLKQIIGDNGFITIHKVQVV